The Astatotilapia calliptera chromosome 14, fAstCal1.2, whole genome shotgun sequence genome includes a region encoding these proteins:
- the hectd1 gene encoding E3 ubiquitin-protein ligase HECTD1 isoform X3, with the protein MADVDPDTLLEWLQMGQGDERDMQLIALEQLCMLLLMSDNVDRCFETCPPRTFLPALCKIFLDESAPDNVLEVTARAITYYLDVSAECTRRIVGVDGAIKALCNRLVVVELNNRTSRDLAEQCVKVLELICTRESGAVFEAGGLNCVLSFIRDSGHLVHKDTLHSAMAVVSRLCSKMEPQDSSLETCVESLSSLLKHEDHQVSDGALRCFASLADRFTRRGVDPAPLAKHGLTEELLSRMAAAGGTVSGPASSCKPGRPSAGAGPSASDSKLSNQVSTIVSLLSTLCRGSPLVTHDLLRSALPDSMESALGGDERCVLDTMRLVDLLLVLLFEGRKALPKSTAGSTGRIPGLRRLDSSGERSHRQLIDCIRSKDTDALIDAIDTGAFEVNFMDDVGQTLLNWASAFGTQEMVEFLCERGADVNRGQRSSSLHYAACFGRPQVAKTLLRHGANPDLRDEDGKTPLDKARERGHSEVVAILQSPGDWMCPVNKSDDKKKKDLNKEEEEGSEPKGDPEMAPIYLKRLLPVFAQTFQHTMLPSIRKASLALIRKMVHYSSEVLLKEVCDSEAGHNLPTVLVEITATVLDQEDDDDGHLLALQIIRDLVDKGGDVFLDQLARLGVINKVSTLAGPASDDENEDEAKPEKEEEVQEDAREIQQGKPYHWRDWSIIRGRDCLYIWSDAAALELSNGSNGWFRFILDGKLATMYSSGSPEGGSDSSESRSEFLEKLQRARSQVKPVTASQPILSSVGPTKLTVGNWSLTCLKDGEIAIHNSDGQQATILKEDLPGFVFESNRGTKHSFTAETSLGSEFVTGWTGKRGRKLKSKLEKTKQKVKSMARELYDDHFKAVESMPRGVVVTLRNISTQLESAWELHTNRQCIEGENTWRDLMKTALENLIVVLKDENTISPYEMCSSGLVQALFTVLNNSVELDLKHDCKPLMERINVFKAAFSENEDDESRPAVALIRKLIAVLESIERLPLHLYDTPGSSYNLQILTRRLRFRLERAPGETALIDRTGRMLKMEPLATVESLEQYLLKMVAKQWYDFERSSFVFVRKLREGQTFTFRHQHDFDENGIIYWVGTNAKTAYEWVNPAAYGLVVVTSSEGRNLPYGRLEDILSRDSSALNCHTNDDKNAWFAIDLGLWVIPSAYTLRHARGYGRSALRNWVFQVSKDGQNWTTLYTHVDDSSLNEPGSTATWPLDPSKEEKQGWRHIRIKQMGKNASGQTHYLSLSGLELYGNVTAVCEDQLGKAVKEAEANLRRQRRLFRSQVMKYIVPGARVVRGIDWKWRDQDGNPPGEGTITGEAHNGWIDVTWDAGGSNSYRMGAEGKFDLKLAPGYDPESPATAPSPKPVSSTVSGPASTTVGPSVTQAASGGGTTTTTSSSSSSTSSSSLQQSWSSLVKNNCPDKGGASSLGGASSSSRKGSSSSVCSVASSSDISLSSSAGFPGAGGLRLDRRTDGLVLDQGTGIGGVMGGGVGSDGHQQEPIVVLSSAAEGGSGSASSSGTLTGDASTTADETRNKDSSTAMATTDPATAISMGLVSVSSPDVSSVSESSSKDTPSQRPMCSVANARLSVSSLLAAGAPMSSSASVPNLSSREASLMESFVRRAPNMSRTNATNNMNLSRSSSDNNTNTLGRNVMSTANFLDSCRANTLLAELDDEEDLPEPDDDDDENEDDNQEDQEYEEVLEEEEYETKGGRRRTWDDDFVLKRQFSALVPAFDPRPGRTNVQQTTDLEIPPPGTPRSEVQEEVECAPSPHLALTLKVAGLGTTREVELPLTNYRSTIFFYVQRLLQLSCNGAVKTDKLRRIWEPTYTIMYRELKDSDKEKESGKMEFCEHSIGVGGRSGGLSPSSVSANQSSEILGGAREVAQAKAGCSQNACGVEDVLQLLRILYIIGGDSAANTRTLQEDIDELQFNASPEDFTSKKITTKILQQIEEPLALASGALPDWCEQLTSKCPFLIPFETRQLYFTCTAFGASRAIVWLQNRREATMERSRPSTTVRRDDPGDFRVGRLKHERVKVPRGETMMEWAESVMHIHADQKSVLEVEFQGEEGTGLGPTLEFYALVAAEFQKTSLGIWLCDDDFPDDESRQVDLGGGLKPPGYYVQRSCGLFPAPFPQDSEELERITKLFYFLGIFLAKCIQDNRLVDLPISQPFFKLLCMGDIKSNMSKLLYQSRSSPQGNDPERPHLQPFLLLSEVQSEASTEESQETYSVGSFDEDSKSEFIMDPPKPKPPAWYHGILTWDDFQLINPHRASFLKEVKDLAVKRRQILASKSLSEDEKNTRLQDLMLKNPLGSGPPLSVEDLGLNFQFCPSSKVHGFSAVDLKPNGDDEMVSMENAEEYVELMFDFCMHTGIQKQMEAFREGFNRVFPMEKLSSFSHKEVQMILCGNQSPSWTADDIINYTEPKLGYTRDSPGFLRFVRVLCGMSSDERKAFLQFTTGCSTLPPGGLANLHPRLTIVRKVDATDSSYPSVNTCVHYLKLPEYSSEDIMRERLLAATMEKGFHLN; encoded by the exons ATGGCCGATGTGGACCCAGACACCCTGCTGGAGTGGCTGCAGATGGGTCAGGGTGATGAGCGTGACATGCAACTCATTGCTCTGGAGCAACTCTGCATGCTACTGCTCATGTCAGATAACGTCGACCGCTGCTTTGAGAC ATGTCCTCCTCGGACATTCCTTCCAGCACTCTGTAAGATCTTCTTGGATGAGAGTGCTCCAGATAACGTGCTGGAGGTTACAGCCCGAGCAATAACCTACTACCTGGACGTGTCGGCAGAATGTACCCGCAGGATTGTGGGAGTGGATGGGGCCATCAAAGCGCTGTGTAATCGACTGGTGGTAGTGGAGTTGAACAACAGGACCAGCAGAGACCTGGCTGAGCAGTGTGTCAAG GTGCTGGAGTTGATCTGTACCAGAGAGTCTGGCGCAGTGTTTGAGGCAGGTGGGCTGAACTGTGTGCTGAGTTTCATCCGAGACAGTGGGCACCTTGTTCATAAAGACACTCTGCACTCAGCCATGGCTGTTGTGTCCCGCCTTTGCAGCAAAATGGAGCCCCAGGACTCTTCTCTGGAGACCTGTGTGGAGTCTCTGTCTAGCCTCCTCAAACACGAAGACCACCAG GTGTCAGACGGTGCTTTGCGCTGCTTTGCCTCACTGGCTGACCGGTTCACACGTCGTGGTGTAGACCCTGCCCCTTTAGCCAAACATGGCTTGACAGAGGAGCTGCTGTCCCGCATGGCGGCTGCTGGAGGGACAGTGTCAGGCCCCGCATCTTCCTGCAAGCCAGGCCGGCCTTCAGCAGGTGCAGGCCCCTCGGCTTCTGACTCGAAATTGAGCAACCAGGTGTCTACCATTGTCAGCCTGCTGTCAACACTCTGCAGGGGGTCTCCGCTAGTGACACAT GACTTGTTGCGTTCAGCACTGCCCGATTCGATGGAGTCAGCGCTGGGAGGAGATGAGCGCTGTGTACTGGACACCATGCGGCTGGTTGACCTCCTGCTGGTGCTCCTGTTTGAGGGGCGAAAAGCGCTGCCAAAGTCCACAGCAGGGTCGACGGGCAGGATCCCAGGGCTGCGACGTCTGGACAGTTCTGGGGAGAGATCACACCGACAGCTCATCGACTGTATCCGTAGCAAGGACACAGATGCTCTCATCGATGCCATTGACACTGGAG CATTTGAGGTGAACTTTATGGATGATGTCGGACAGACGCTGCTCAACTGGGCTTCAGCTTTCGGCACGCAAGAAATG GTTGAGTTTCTTTGTGAGAGAGGAGCAGATGTCaatagaggtcagaggtcatcgtCACTGCACTATGCTGCCTGTTTTGGACGCCCGCAAGTAGCCAAG actcTCCTGCGTCATGGGGCCAACCCTGACCTGAGGGATGAGGATGGAAAAACACCTCTGGACAAGGCTAGGGAGAGGGGACACAGTGAAGTTGTAGCTATACTGCAGTCTCCTG GAGACTGGATGTGTCCAGTGAACAAGAGTgatgacaagaagaagaaagatcttaacaaagaggaggaggagggcagtGAACCCAAAGGAGACCCAGAAATGGCTCCTATCTACCTAAAGAGACTTCTGCCTGTTTTTGCACAAACATTTCAGCATACCATGCTGCCTTCTATTAG GAAAGCTAGTCTGGCTTTGATCAGGAAAATGGTTCACTATAGCAGCGAAGTGCTGCTGAAGGAGGTGTGTGACAGCGAGGCGGGACATAACTTGCCCACGGTGCTGGTGGAGATCACAGCTACTGTCCTCGATCAAGAG GACGATGACGACGGTCACCTTCTGGCTCTGCAGATCATAAGGGATCTGGTGGATAAGGGTGGAGATGTTTTCCTTGACCAGCTGGCTCGACTAGGCGTCATCAACAAGGTGTCGACTTTGGCTGGACCAGCATCTGATGATGAGAACGAGGATGAAGCAAAACCTGAGAAG GAGGAAGAGGTGCAGGAGGATGCTAGGGAGATCCAGCAGGGGAAGCCATACCACTGGAGGGACTGGTCCATCATCAGAGGCAGGGACTGTCTCTACATCTGGTCTGACGCTGCTGCCCTTGAGCTCTCCAATGGCTCCAATGGCTGGTTCAGGTTCATCCTGGATGGGAAGCTAGCCACCATGTACTCCAGCGGAAGTCCAGAAGGGGGATCGGACAGCTCCG AGTCTCGCAGCGAGTTCTTGGAGAAGCTACAGCGGGCACGGAGTCAGGTGAAGCCAGTAACAGCCAGTCAGCCCATCTTGTCCAGTGTTGGCCCCACCAAGCTGACCGTAGGGAACTGGTCTCTGACCTGCCTGAAGGATGGAGAGATTGCTATCCACAACTCAGATGGGCAGCAGGCCACCATCCTGAAGGAAGACCTGCCTGGCTTTGTCTTTGAGTCTAACAGAGGAACCAAGCACTCTTTCACAGCAGAAACATCCTTGG GCTCAGAGTTTGTGACTGGTTGGACGGGGAAGCGAGGCAGGAAATTAAAGTCAAAACTGGAGAAGACAAAGCAGAAGGTGAAAAGTATGGCAAGAGAGCTATATGATGATCATTTCAAAGCTGTAGAAAGCATGCCCAGAGGAGTGGTGGTTACTCTCCGGAACATTTCAACACAGCTGGAGTCTGCTTGGGAGCTGCACACCAACAGACAG TGTATTGAAGGGGAGAACACATGGAGGGACCTGATGAAAACGGCTCTGGAAAACCTGATTGTAGTTTTGAAGGATGAAAACACGATTTCTCCGTATGAGATGTGTAGCAGTGGCTTGGTCCAGGCTCTGTTTACAGTCCTTAACAAT AGTGTGGAACTGGACCTGAAACATGATTGTAAGCCTTTAATGGAAAGAATCAATGTCTTTAAGGCGGCTTTCAGCGAGAATGAAGATGATGAAAG ccgACCAGCTGTTGCCTTAATCCGTAAACTGATAGCTGTCCTGGAGTCAATAGAACGCCTACCTCTGCACCTGTACGACACTCCGGGATCCTCATACAACCTGCAG ATTCTTACACGGAGATTGCGGTTCCGGCTGGAGCGAGCGCCGGGAGAGACGGCCCTGATCGACCGGACAGGTCGTATGTTGAAGATGGAACCACTTGCAACTGTGGAGTCTCTGGAGCAGTACCTGCTGAAGATG GTGGCAAAGCAGTGGTACGACTTCGAGCGCTCATCCTTTGTCTTTGTGCGGAAGCTGAGGGAAGGGCAGACCTTCACTTTCAGGCACCAACACGATTTTGATGAAAATGGTATCATCTATTGGGTCGGAACAAACGCCAA gacTGCCTATGAGTGGGTGAACCCCGCAGCTTATGGCCTAGTGGTGGTGACCTCTTCAGAGGGCCGGAATCTCCCCTACGGGAGACTGGAAGACATTCTCAGTCGGGATAGCTCTGCTCTGAATTGCCACACGAATGACGACAAGAATGCCTGGTTTGCTATCGACCTCGGCCTGTGGGTCATTCCCTCAGCATACACTCTGAGGCATGCCAG GGGTTATGGCCGCTCTGCGTTGAGGAACTGGGTCTTTCAGGTGTCCAAAGATGGTCAGAACTGGACGACTCTTTACACCCACGTAGATGACAGCAGCCTAAATGAACCCGG GTCGACAGCCACGTGGCCTCTGGACCCATCTAAAGAAGAGAAGCAGGGCTGGAGGCACATCAGAATTAAACAGATGGGAAAGAACGCCAGCGGCCAGACACACTATCTGTCACTATCTGGACTTGAGCTGTACGGCAATGTCACTGCAGTCTGTGAGGACCAGTTGG GTAAAGCTGTGAAGGAGGCAGAAGCAAACCTTCGCCGCCAGCGCCGCCTGTTTCGTTCTCAGGTGATGAAGTACATCGTACCAGGGGCACGGGTTGTTCGGGGCATCGACTGGAAGTGGCGCGACCAGGATGGAAACCCACCTGGAGAGGGCACCATTACTGGAGAGGCTCACAATG GCTGGATTGATGTAACCTGGGATGCTGGCGGCTCTAACTCTTACCGTATGGGCGCTGAAGGGAAGTTTGACCTCAAGCTTGCTCCAGGGTACGACCCTGAGTCGCCTGCCACAGCGCCGTCACCCAAACCTGTCTCATCCACTGTTTCAGGCCCCGCCTCCACCACGGTGGGACCCTCTGTGACGCAGGCGGCGAGCGGCGGCggtaccaccaccaccacctcatcatcttcctcctccacatCGTCATCCTCGCTTCAGCAGTCATGGAGCAGTCTGGTTAAAAATAACTGTCCTGATAAGGGCGGGGCCTCATCGCTTGGGGGTGCCAGCTCCTCCAGCAGAAAGGggagcagcagctctgtctGCAGTGTCGCCTCCTCCTCTGACATCAGCCTAAGTTCCTCCGCTGGTTTTCCAGGTGCAGGAGGTCTGCGACTGGACAGAAGAACTGATGGGCTAGTGCTTGACCAAGGAACCGGGATAGGAGGAGTAATGGGAGGCGGGGTTGGCTCTGATGGACATCAGCAAGAGCCAATTGTCGTTCTGTCCTCTGCAGCAGAGGGCGGATCTGGTTCAGCATCCAGCTCAGGCACACTTACTGGTGATGCATCCACCACAGCAGATGAAACCAGAAACAAAGACTCATCCACAGCAATGGCCACCACTGACCCGGCAACAGCGATCTCCATGGGGCTAGTGAGCGTGAGCTCCCCTGATGTCAGCTCGGTGTCGGAGTCATCTAGCAAGGACACGCCTTCCCAGAGGCCTATGTGCTCGGTGGCTAATGCCCGGCTATCGGTCAGCTCCCTCTTGGCTGCTGGCGCTCCCATGAGCTCCAGTGCCAGCGTCCCTAATTTGTCATCTCGCGAGGCCAGCTTGATGGAGTCCTTCGTCCGCCGCGCACCCAACATGTCGCGCACCAATGCCACAAATAACATGAACCTGAGCCGCAGCAGCAGcgacaacaacaccaacacgctGGGCAGAAACGTCATGAGTACTgcca ACTTTCTGGACAGCTGCCGTGCCAACACACTGTTGGCTGAGCTGGATGATGAGGAGGACCTCCCAGAGCctgatgacgatgatgacgaGAACGAAGATGACAATCAGGAGGATCAAGAGTATGAGGAGGTCCTG gaagaggaggagtatGAGACCAAAGGAGGACGCAGGAGGACATGGGATGACGACTTTGTCCTAAAGAGGCAATTCTCTGCTCTGGTTCCTGCCTTTGACCCCCGACCAGGAAGAACCAATGTCCAGCAGACCACAGACCTGGAGATCCCTcctccag GGACTCCTCGATCCGAGGTTCAGGAGGAGGTGGAGTGTGCTCCCTCTCCTCACCTCGCTCTCACCCTTAAG GTGGCTGGGCTGGGTACAACCCGGGAGGTGGAGCTTCCTCTTACCAACTACAGGTCCACCATCTTCTTCTATGTCCAGCGGCTGCTGCAGCTCTCCTGCAACGGAGCTGTCAAGACGGATAAACTGAGGCGCATCTGGGAGCCCACGTACAC gatAATGTACAGAGAGCTGAAAGACTCtgataaagagaaggagagtgGAAAGATG GAGTTTTGTGAACACAGCATTGGGGTCGGGGGCCGTTCTGGTGGCCTGAGCCCCAGTTCAgtttcagccaatcagagcagtGAGATTCTGGGCGGTGCCAGGGAGGTTGCGCAGGCGAAGGCAGGATGCAGCCAGAATGCCTGTGGAGTGGAGGATGTCCTGCAGCTACTGCGGATCCTCTACATCATCGGAGGAGACTCGGCTGCTAACACGCGCACGTTGCAGGAGG ATATAGATGAGCTTCAGTTCAATGCATCTCCTGAAGATTTCACCAGCAAAAAAATCACTACAAAGATCCTGCAACAGATTGAG GAGCCTCTAGCCCTTGCAAGTGGAGCGCTGCCCGACTGGTGTGAACAACTCACCTCCAAGTGTCCTTTCCTCATCCCTTTTGAGACCCGACAGCTCTATTTTACCTGCACTGCTTTTGGAGCCTCCAG GGCAATTGTGTGGCTCCAGAACCGTCGAGAGGCAACCATGGAGCGTTCTCGGCCGTCCACCACAGTGCGGCGGGACGATCCTGGTGACTTCAGGGTGGGTCGACTGAAACATGAACGAGTGAAAGTTCCCAGAGGAGAGACTATGATGGAATGGGCTGAGTCCGTCATGCACATCCATGCTGACCAAAAGTCTGTGCTAGAG gtGGAGTTTCAGGGTGAGGAGGGAACGGGTCTCGGTCCAACTCTGGAGTTTTATGCTCTGGTGGCTGCAGAGTTTCAGAAAACGTCACTGGGAATCTGGCTGTGTGATGATGACTTCCCTGACGATGAGTCACGACAG GTGGACCTGGGTGGTGGACTGAAGCCTCCCGGTTACTATGTGCAGCGTTCCTGTGGTCTATTTCCAGCTCCGTTCCCTCAGGATAGCGAGGAACTGGAGCGAATCACCAAACTCTTCTACTTCCTGGGCATCTTCTTGGCCAAGTGCATTCAGGACAACCGGCTGGTCGACCTACCAATATCACAGCCCTTCTTTAAGCTGCTCTGCATGGGGGACATCAAGTCTAACATGAGCAAGCTGCTATACCAGTCTCGAAGCTCACCGCAGGGTAACGACCCTGAGCGGCCCCACCTGCAGCCCTTCCTGCTACTGTCTGAGGTACAGTCTGAAGCATCGACTGAGGAAAGCCAGGAGACTTACTCAGTGGGCAGCTTTGATGAGGATTCCAAATCTGAGTTCATCATGGACCCACCAAAACCAAAACCTCCAGCTTGGTACCACGGTATCCTGACCTGGGACGACTTCCAGCTTATCAACCCACACAG GGCGAGTTTCCTGAAGGAAGTGAAGGATCTGGCAGTGAAGAGGAGGCAGATTCTGGCCAGTAAGAGTTTGTCTGAGGATGAGAAGAACACTAGGCTGCAGGACCTGATGCTGAAGAACCCGCTGGGCTCTGGACCTCCCCTCAGTGTCGAGGACCTCGG GTTAAACTTTCAGTTCTGTCCATCCTCCAAGGTTCATGGTTTCTCTGCAGTGGATCTCAAACCAAATGGAGACGATGAG ATGGTGTCCATGGAGAATGCAGAAGAGTACGTGGAGTTGATGTTTGACTTCTGTATGCACACTGGCATCCAGAAACAGATGGAGGCCTTCAGAG aGGGTTTTAATCGAGTGTTTCCAATGGAGAAACTAAGCTCTTTTAGCCATAAGGAGGTGCAGATGATCCTCTGTGGCAACCAGTCCCCTTCCTGGACTGCTGACGACATCATCAACTACACAGAACCAAAGCTTGGTTACACCAGAGACAG CCCTGGCTTCTTGCGGTTTGTGCGAGTCTTATGTGGAATGTCATCTGATGAGCGTAAAGCCTTCCTGCAGTTTACCACTGGCTGCTCCACCCTGCCACCTGGTGGTCTTGCCAACCTTCACCCCCGACTCACCATCGTCAGGAAG GTGGATGCCACAGACTCCAGCTACCCATCTGTCAACACTTGTGTTCACTACCTGAAGCTGCCCGAGTACTCATCTGAGGACATCATGAGGGAGCGCCTGTTAGCCGCTACCATGGAGAAAGGCTTCCACCTCAACTGA